TAGTCATTACTCGTTAGTTTTTGTttgattataattttttttatgaaaacacaaataaagaacaGAGATTGGTTTCTGAACACGTATAGAGTActcttcattaatttttttggtgTCGTAGTAGTAGTACTATTCATTAGTCGATTTTAATAGTTTTATTAATCCTCTAAAATAAgtctttaattatttttgaattgTTTCTGATATATTATTAAAGACAGTTATAACTCTTACCAAAAAATGACACTACTTAAGTTACCTTAACCATTAAGGATTTAAGGGTTTATTtagaaaattagaaatataCTATAATATTGTTATTATTCCATTAGATTTATGAGATTATTATATATGGTTTTGTAGGAGGGTTTGTACTTGAAGAGGCAGGAAGAGGGCAGAAGCAAAAAGAGCCCATATTTGGACAAACATTCTAGGCTTTTTCATGATTCACCCACATCTGAATCAATTTGTATCTATGGTAGTACATTCCTTTAATTAATTGGCCTTGTATAGTTTATTTGCATAGCTACCTACTAATACTAATACTATGTACTCACCATATATGCTTTCCAATTTCATAGCTCATTGTCACTTTATAGTATAAACCATTTAGCACCTTCATTTTACTTAACTACACCAACTTGTTTTGCTGGTTTTACTTATACTCATTTGCATAGCTACCTACTATTACTATGTACTCACCATATATGCTTTCCAATTTCATAGCTCATAGTCACTTTTGGAATACTACAGGGGCTTCAGAGCATTTGAAAGTGGGTCAATTTCATGAAATTGATCACTCTCAGCTATCACCTAATTCCCCTGTTCAACTCAACTCTATCCGCATTGTAATGGTATGTATAGTGAAAAGTTCCTTTTAAACATTCTATATACAATTTAAAGTCTCACCTTTGGTGATTTTTCATTCATCAGGTCAGTGACAAAGGGAAGAACCAAGTATCTCTCAGGTACCCAAGTCTCCAATCACTTCGCTCACACTTCAGCGACCAAAACTTTGGGAAGCCAGGAGGAAAGAAGACCCCTGCACTTGACGAGAAGTACGTGATGGGTTTGGAAGCTGCCATCAAAGTGCTCTGCAGGAGCATCTCAACCGAGGAATTCTCTCAGAAAAGAAACTTATGGAACTTCTGGGTCTCTCCCTCTGTGGAGAACATTCAAAGCAATGACAACCCAGTTCCAGTTGACACTAATGCTGCTGTACCCAGCTTGGTTTTGAAGCAGGGTGTGTGCTGGTCTGAGCTCAAGTCCACAGGGCTGACCCAATGGGGTGCACGTCGTCAAGTTCGGTTCCTGGGTCGTCATGAGGCGATAAAGGTTGGACCTTTGTTGGAATTTCACAATGAAAAAGGGGTCAGTGTTGAAAACAGAGAAGGGTCCATCagtgagaagaagaggaagcgaGTTGGAGAATTGACTGAGGCTGCTGCCATGGCAGGGTCTTCTGGAGTAGTGAGAATGACTCGTCAATGTGTGAAAACTCGTCAAAATGTGAGCAATAACAGTGGAGTTCAAAAATCTAAGAAGGTGAAGAATGACACCACTAAGAAGCAACTCGTGGTTCATggcaaaaccaaaaccaaacgaAAAATCTCAATTGATAGATGGTCTGCTGAGAGGTAAATTAAAAATTGGTTCTTTCAGTTTATGATACTCTGTTTATTTCAGTTTTTCATTAGGCCTTTACTGTTTGTTGTTTCCTGTCGTACATTTGAAGGTATCATTTGGCAGAGGAGAACATGTTGAAGGTTATGAAGGAAAAAGGAGCTGTGCATGGAAACCCAATATTGAGGCCAGACCTGAGATCAGAAGCAAGAAAGTTTATTGGTGACACAGGTTTACTGGATCATTTACTGAAGCACATGGCTGGAAAAGTGGCACCAGGAGGAGCTGAGAGATTCCGGCGGCGACACAATGCTGAGGGGGCAATGGAATATTGGTTAGAGAGTGCTGATCTTGTTGATATCAGAAAGGAAGCAGGGGTCCAAGACTCTTACTGGACTCCTCCACCTGGATGGAAGATTGGGGACACCCTTTCACAAGATCATTTTGCTGGTAGAGAACTCAGAGAGATCAAGGAagaaatacttaaattaaaacTGTAAGGCCAATTTCTTTATCCTTTAATGACATTATTATTGGTTGTTCTACTGATTCTGAGTAAAAAATGGTTGCTTTTCTTGATCTGACAGAGAAATGCGCGAGCTGGCAGCAAAGAAGGGAGAGGAAGCATTGGCCATTGTGACTACTCCTAGTTCCTGTTTGTCAAGTTTGAATTGGGAGGACAATGGACCCTTGGTCTCAAAAGAGGTGATGGATATAGAACTTGGCCTAGTTGGTTTTAGTACTGTGAATAGCTATAGCTATTTTGAGAGGTCACTTGAAATATAAACTGCGCCCAATTTTAACAACTTTCTATCTTTACTCTGCAGGAGATTTATGTGGAGTTGCTGAACAAGAAGGCTAAAATTGAGGAACAACTCAAGGAAATTTCACTGACTTTGAGTGGCATAGAGGTAGCATAATCATTTCTCTTTGTATTTGACTGGGAGTTGTTTTAATGTTTTGATTGCAAAATGTGTCTCTCCCCCATATTTGTCTAGATTACCATCATCACCATAGGATGTAATGTCTCCTTATTTTACTTTCATCATATTCATTTGGAAATAGTAATGAGGACTAATGAAAATCAATAACAAAATTATTCACTTTCAAGCTAAAAGAAACAGACTTTGCATGTAACTGATTGAAGGCTCACTTGATGCAGGCGCAACTGGGAATGCTGAAGCCAACGATGGTAGAAGAACCAATAATGCCAAGATCAGTAACACCACTGGCTGAAAACCTCAGAGGAGAGAcaaggaaggagaagaaaggaGGTAATACAAACAAAGCAACAGAAGCAGGGGATAAGCAAATGCAAGAAAGCAGGGGATATACAGCAGAGGACAAGGCAGCAAAGATAGAAAGGCTCAAAAGGGGTTTCCAAATCTTCAAACCACAAGGGAGCTCTGTTTGGCAACCTATGGATGTGGCTCCCCAGGTTCTGGCCAACCTGGATCAACACCCTATGGTCCCAACCCCACCATCAGCTTCCTCTTCTACTCAGCCCCTGCCAATGCAATTGCCAATACCTAAACCTTCTTCCCCTGTTAAGCCACAAGCAGAGAGGCGCCCTGTGAGCTCAGCCACTTTGACCTATGTCACAGGACCCTTTTCCCCACATCTTTCTGCATCATCAGGGACACCAGGATCCAAAATCACTACCACTGACCCTCAGAACTCCTCTTCCTTTAACCTTAATGAGGCTCCTCTCTGACCTTAGAGTAATGCTGGGAAGGTCCTCCAtacattttattatataaaataaaccTCACCTTAATTTTAGTCTATTGTTATAGTAGATTGAGCAACTACACAATGCTGACAGTAAATTGGATGTAACAACTTTTGCGTAGTTCGTATGATGGTATTACAATTTTGAAGTTAGATATTGTTATTATGTGTAATTAAAACTGAAAGTCAAACATTACAAGTAGAGCTTCAATTGCTGATAATTGTTGCTTGATTTTGCAGAAATGTTAGTTATGCAGTTTCTCATAAATTTTATTCTGTTGAATGAGTACCTTGTTTTTTTATCAGCATCTTATGACTTCCTTTGTACATTCACATTTATGAGCCAAAATCTTACAATTGTATGAGGTTTCTTTTTTTTCCCAAAAGGGTGTCAGaggttaaaaagtaaaaaccttCAAATGTACATAAGTTAGCATCGTTCCAATAATATTTAGACACACATGCTGCTTCGTAGTGATACTTTCCAAACTATATAGCATAACTCTTTTCCAAACTATAGCaacttcttttttatttcagcAAATTAAAAAAGCATTTATTCAAGGGTACAAGAGGTATCAATCCCATTACATATCAGCATAGACAATTACAAATTTGACAAGCATAGTGTAGTGCAAAATAGTCTCAAAGCCATCTACTCAATATAGTCTATGCAAGATGATGGGTGCCCCGTGTTTTGGCTGCAGAGTAAGCAAAGTGGTAGGAACATGTGCATAAGTGGGAGAAAGCTCAAATGAGAAATTTTGCAGAAGCATTGAGAACACTATCTTGGCTTC
This portion of the Lotus japonicus ecotype B-129 chromosome 3, LjGifu_v1.2 genome encodes:
- the LOC130744476 gene encoding protein DYAD encodes the protein MYSPYMLSNFIAHSHFWNTTGASEHLKVGQFHEIDHSQLSPNSPVQLNSIRIVMVSDKGKNQVSLRYPSLQSLRSHFSDQNFGKPGGKKTPALDEKYVMGLEAAIKVLCRSISTEEFSQKRNLWNFWVSPSVENIQSNDNPVPVDTNAAVPSLVLKQGVCWSELKSTGLTQWGARRQVRFLGRHEAIKVGPLLEFHNEKGVSVENREGSISEKKRKRVGELTEAAAMAGSSGVVRMTRQCVKTRQNVSNNSGVQKSKKVKNDTTKKQLVVHGKTKTKRKISIDRWSAERYHLAEENMLKVMKEKGAVHGNPILRPDLRSEARKFIGDTGLLDHLLKHMAGKVAPGGAERFRRRHNAEGAMEYWLESADLVDIRKEAGVQDSYWTPPPGWKIGDTLSQDHFAGRELREIKEEILKLKLEMRELAAKKGEEALAIVTTPSSCLSSLNWEDNGPLVSKEEIYVELLNKKAKIEEQLKEISLTLSGIEAQLGMLKPTMVEEPIMPRSVTPLAENLRGETRKEKKGGNTNKATEAGDKQMQESRGYTAEDKAAKIERLKRGFQIFKPQGSSVWQPMDVAPQVLANLDQHPMVPTPPSASSSTQPLPMQLPIPKPSSPVKPQAERRPVSSATLTYVTGPFSPHLSASSGTPGSKITTTDPQNSSSFNLNEAPL